The Burkholderia mallei ATCC 23344 genome has a window encoding:
- a CDS encoding glycosyltransferase family 9 protein: MSPAERAMTLHAWRRARRILCVRLDNMGDVLMTTPALRALKESGEGRHLTLLTSSAAAPLAAHLPMIDDVWIYDAPWVKHPGADDGAAADVAMIERILCGGFDAAAIFTVYSQSPLPAAMMCRLAGIALRLAHCRENPYRLLTERIAETEPQVQLRHEVARQLALVREVGATTRDMRLAFEPGDAARRAVRARLRAARLAWRAQAEGGAEGDGRDRAQARGAGACLEPDDAAASAASTRSAAAEANGSDDSFAAHGANASIAATASVVPAAAAASVKSTASTDSADSTDSADSADSADAADAADAADSIASAAAVAASNPNDSTDPPTDLGRWLVVHPGASAASRRWPAERFADVVARVARYFDGVAVTGGAHERALVETVCARAGKRVLPLAGALSIGELGALIEAADLLLANNSGPVHLAAALGTPVVDLYALTNPQHTPWRVPSRVLNADVPCRHCYRSVCDQPGHPCLERVSVDDVVAAVRELMRETTGSHGAGGGGAVSPIRGGAARHGTHAGSVRGAAAPCAVRGAAHARDASEPAVSASALAVRAAGAHASDAGLSAAGASARGVSAAGVPVEGGPLADPPHDAPPTPPMPPPRAAVPSTASPRAANVVPITSATART, translated from the coding sequence ATGAGCCCCGCCGAGCGCGCGATGACGCTTCACGCGTGGCGGCGCGCGCGCCGCATTCTGTGCGTGAGGCTCGACAACATGGGTGACGTGCTGATGACGACGCCCGCGTTGCGCGCGCTGAAGGAAAGCGGCGAAGGGCGGCACTTGACGCTGCTCACGTCGAGCGCGGCCGCGCCGCTCGCCGCGCATCTGCCGATGATCGACGACGTGTGGATCTACGATGCGCCGTGGGTCAAGCATCCGGGCGCGGACGACGGCGCGGCCGCGGACGTCGCGATGATCGAGCGGATCCTGTGCGGCGGCTTCGACGCCGCGGCGATCTTCACCGTCTACAGCCAGAGCCCGCTGCCCGCCGCGATGATGTGCCGGCTCGCGGGGATCGCGCTGCGGCTCGCGCATTGCCGCGAGAATCCGTACCGGCTGCTGACCGAGCGCATCGCGGAAACGGAGCCGCAGGTGCAGTTGCGCCATGAAGTGGCGCGGCAACTGGCGCTCGTGCGCGAGGTGGGCGCGACGACGCGCGACATGCGGCTCGCGTTCGAGCCGGGCGACGCCGCGCGGCGCGCTGTGCGCGCGCGGCTGCGTGCGGCGCGGCTTGCGTGGCGCGCGCAGGCGGAGGGGGGCGCGGAAGGCGACGGGCGGGATCGCGCGCAGGCGCGCGGGGCGGGGGCTTGCCTCGAGCCGGACGACGCGGCGGCTTCGGCTGCTTCGACGCGTTCGGCTGCGGCCGAGGCGAATGGCTCCGACGATTCGTTTGCGGCCCACGGGGCAAATGCTTCAATCGCTGCGACTGCTTCGGTTGTTCCGGCTGCCGCGGCTGCATCGGTCAAGTCGACTGCATCGACCGATTCGGCTGATTCGACCGATTCGGCTGATTCGGCTGATTCGGCTGATGCGGCTGATGCGGCTGATGCGGCTGATTCGATCGCTTCAGCCGCTGCGGTTGCCGCAAGCAATCCGAACGATTCAACCGATCCGCCCACCGACCTCGGCCGCTGGCTCGTCGTTCATCCGGGCGCGAGCGCGGCGTCGCGGCGCTGGCCCGCCGAGCGCTTCGCGGACGTCGTCGCGCGCGTCGCCCGGTATTTCGACGGCGTAGCGGTGACGGGCGGCGCGCACGAGCGCGCGCTCGTCGAGACTGTTTGCGCGCGCGCCGGCAAGCGCGTGCTGCCATTGGCCGGCGCGCTGTCGATCGGCGAGCTCGGCGCGCTGATCGAAGCGGCCGACCTGCTGCTCGCGAACAACAGCGGCCCCGTGCATCTCGCGGCGGCGCTGGGCACGCCGGTGGTCGATCTGTATGCGCTGACGAATCCGCAGCACACGCCGTGGCGCGTGCCGAGCCGCGTGCTGAACGCCGACGTGCCGTGCCGTCACTGTTACCGCAGCGTCTGCGATCAGCCGGGCCATCCTTGCCTCGAGCGCGTGAGCGTGGACGACGTCGTCGCGGCCGTGCGCGAACTGATGCGCGAAACCACGGGTTCGCACGGCGCGGGCGGCGGCGGCGCGGTGTCGCCGATTCGCGGCGGCGCAGCGCGGCACGGTACGCACGCCGGCTCCGTGCGCGGCGCGGCCGCGCCCTGCGCCGTGCGGGGCGCCGCGCATGCGCGCGACGCATCGGAGCCCGCCGTGAGCGCGTCGGCGCTTGCCGTGCGCGCAGCCGGCGCGCATGCATCCGACGCGGGCTTGTCCGCGGCCGGGGCATCCGCTCGCGGCGTATCCGCTGCCGGCGTGCCCGTCGAGGGCGGACCGCTTGCCGACCCGCCGCACGACGCACCGCCCACGCCGCCCATGCCGCCCCCACGCGCCGCCGTCCCTTCAACCGCTTCGCCGCGCGCGGCGAACGTCGTTCCGATCACCTCCGCGACCGCAAGGACCTGA
- a CDS encoding D-glycero-alpha-D-manno-heptose-1,7-bisphosphate 7-phosphatase: MLLDKDGTLLENVPYNVDPARMRLARGAARALATFGELGMPIAVVSNQPGVALGRFPETALGAARHRLAELFAQQGAMLAGFFYCPHHPAGTVVRYACDCACRKPQPGLLFRAAAQLGVSLDASWMIGDILDDVEAGRAAGCRTILVDCGNETEWRYGGLRTPDFIASRLDDAAWIVARECAATAAAPAAPGEAPQEGRR, encoded by the coding sequence GTGCTGCTCGACAAGGACGGCACGCTGCTCGAAAACGTGCCGTACAACGTCGATCCCGCGCGGATGCGGCTCGCGCGCGGCGCGGCGCGCGCGCTCGCGACGTTCGGCGAGCTCGGCATGCCGATCGCCGTCGTGTCGAACCAGCCGGGCGTCGCGCTCGGACGCTTTCCGGAAACCGCTTTAGGCGCGGCCCGCCATCGTCTAGCCGAGCTGTTCGCTCAGCAAGGCGCGATGCTGGCGGGCTTTTTTTATTGTCCTCACCACCCGGCCGGCACGGTCGTGCGCTACGCGTGCGATTGCGCGTGCCGCAAGCCGCAACCGGGCCTGCTGTTTCGCGCGGCCGCGCAGCTCGGCGTGTCGCTCGACGCGAGCTGGATGATCGGCGACATCCTCGACGACGTCGAGGCCGGCCGCGCGGCGGGCTGCCGGACGATTCTCGTCGATTGCGGCAACGAGACCGAATGGCGCTATGGCGGGCTGCGCACGCCGGATTTCATCGCGTCGCGGCTCGACGACGCCGCGTGGATCGTCGCGCGCGAATGCGCGGCGACGGCCGCGGCGCCGGCCGCGCCGGGCGAAGCGCCGCAAGAGGGGCGGCGATGA
- a CDS encoding SDR family oxidoreductase: MSQLSSDPISGASLAGRTAFVTGGGRGLGAAICGELARAGAHVVVADLDEARARGVAERLARDGARAVPLGVDVGDETSVRHAFDAARESLGDIDVIVNNAAIDVTAAIDDVSVDAWRQVLTTNLFGPYLLCHAAVPMMKARGRGHIVNIASTAAKRAWPNASAYHATKWGLLGLSHALHAELRPSGVHVSAIVAGGMRTPFLLDRFPDIDADTLQPPEHVAAAVRFVLTQPPGTVIPEVMVLPVKETSWP; encoded by the coding sequence GTGTCCCAGCTATCCTCCGATCCAATCTCCGGCGCGTCGCTCGCCGGCCGGACCGCGTTCGTCACGGGCGGCGGGCGCGGCCTCGGTGCCGCGATCTGCGGCGAGCTCGCGCGCGCCGGCGCGCACGTCGTCGTCGCCGATCTCGACGAAGCGCGCGCGCGCGGCGTCGCCGAGCGGCTTGCGCGGGACGGCGCGCGCGCGGTGCCGCTCGGCGTCGACGTCGGCGACGAGACGTCGGTGCGCCACGCATTCGACGCGGCGCGCGAATCGCTCGGCGACATCGACGTGATCGTCAACAACGCGGCGATCGACGTGACGGCCGCGATCGACGACGTGAGCGTCGACGCCTGGCGGCAGGTGCTGACGACGAACCTGTTCGGGCCGTACCTGCTGTGTCACGCCGCCGTGCCGATGATGAAGGCGCGCGGCCGCGGGCACATCGTCAACATCGCGTCGACCGCGGCCAAGCGCGCGTGGCCGAATGCGTCCGCGTATCACGCGACGAAGTGGGGGCTGCTCGGCCTGTCGCATGCATTGCACGCGGAGCTGCGCCCGTCGGGCGTGCATGTGTCGGCGATCGTCGCGGGCGGCATGCGCACGCCGTTCCTGCTCGATCGCTTTCCCGACATCGACGCCGATACGTTGCAGCCGCCCGAGCACGTCGCGGCGGCCGTGCGCTTCGTGCTCACGCAGCCGCCGGGCACGGTGATTCCCGAGGTGATGGTGCTGCCCGTGAAGGAAACGTCATGGCCGTGA
- a CDS encoding BON domain-containing protein, with product MQRRYQGRPVGRGGAVGWQERNERGLRGGERGMQYDDEALLRPDLDVEGDYRMLAEDIGPEDWGSDWADWDDRNPYDERRRGYEGGRREREGGRGPQRMRGVGAQGNVGEARGGYAGPRGYGDDGWYQGGGRDDDGDLRKFRGQSRLVAGSRSPYRGGEREERAGPEPWRAGGERSAYRDELWSPYRTREYDRSRDYRDLLHGGGGQREMLHRQGPKGYTRSDERIREDICERLAYAFDLDVSDVSVEVNGGRVELQGTVPERWMKHEIEDIADNCMCVRDVDNRVRVLPRERGETTGTAGMAAPPEGQPMRPEHRTSTMAGGAGGAGGQSPSGSVAGGQPSGALSGTGGHDPRH from the coding sequence ATGCAACGACGATATCAGGGACGGCCGGTCGGCCGCGGTGGCGCGGTGGGCTGGCAGGAGCGCAACGAGCGCGGCTTGCGCGGCGGCGAGCGCGGCATGCAGTACGACGACGAAGCGTTGCTGCGCCCGGACCTCGACGTCGAAGGCGACTACCGGATGCTGGCCGAGGACATTGGCCCCGAGGATTGGGGCAGCGACTGGGCGGACTGGGACGATCGCAACCCGTACGACGAGCGTCGCCGCGGCTACGAAGGCGGGCGGCGCGAGCGCGAAGGCGGCCGTGGCCCGCAGCGGATGCGCGGCGTCGGCGCGCAGGGCAACGTCGGCGAGGCGCGCGGCGGCTATGCGGGCCCGCGCGGCTATGGCGACGACGGCTGGTACCAGGGCGGCGGCCGCGACGATGACGGCGATCTGCGGAAGTTCCGCGGCCAGTCCCGCCTCGTGGCGGGCAGCCGCTCGCCCTATCGCGGCGGCGAGCGTGAGGAGCGCGCCGGCCCCGAGCCGTGGCGCGCCGGCGGCGAGCGCTCGGCCTACCGCGACGAGCTGTGGTCGCCGTACCGCACGCGCGAATACGACCGCTCGCGCGACTATCGCGACCTGCTGCACGGCGGCGGCGGTCAGCGCGAGATGCTGCACCGGCAGGGGCCGAAAGGCTACACGCGCTCGGACGAACGGATTCGCGAGGACATCTGCGAGCGGCTTGCCTATGCGTTCGATCTCGACGTGAGCGACGTCAGCGTGGAGGTGAACGGCGGCCGCGTCGAGCTGCAAGGCACCGTGCCCGAGCGCTGGATGAAGCACGAGATCGAGGACATCGCGGATAACTGCATGTGCGTGCGCGACGTCGACAACCGCGTGCGCGTGCTGCCGCGCGAGCGCGGCGAGACCACGGGCACCGCGGGCATGGCCGCGCCGCCCGAGGGGCAGCCGATGCGGCCCGAACACCGGACCTCGACGATGGCGGGCGGTGCCGGCGGCGCGGGCGGGCAATCGCCGAGCGGATCGGTCGCGGGCGGACAGCCGTCGGGCGCGCTGTCGGGCACGGGCGGCCACGATCCGCGCCATTGA
- a CDS encoding phosphatidylserine decarboxylase family protein, with translation MTNRTNATHATNATNATNAAREASAERRRLGGWLPAEEAALARYRKTLAAHAREHADGAPMTEAVRELAALAEGEPPLRMALTRAIDEARSRGYELGYETIGELMTVIDFVMTYAPPFSESGLVVCPLNALLDWPLCMPSGYAFFRDRAVNAQLKRVLNVWCGFLGGPHSRAHLNASEPDGWFSAEAVKRIGMSQFHCDPQLPYWGFASWNDFFTRRFLPDARPVAAPDDPAVIVSACEAAPYHVAHDLKLLDTFWIKSQPYSLRDIFTAARGELARGFVGGSLYQAFLSAYDYHRWHAPVAGRIAHAYLVDGTYYSSTEAEGADPAGLNDSQGYMTAVATRAVIVIDADAPEIGRVACVFVGMGEVSSCMIDALPGQHVEKGEEIGYFQYGGSTYCMLFEPGVIGSFVAHPRYHEGAPAVQVNAEVAAVAAK, from the coding sequence ATGACGAACCGAACGAACGCAACCCACGCGACGAACGCGACGAACGCGACAAATGCCGCCCGTGAGGCGTCCGCCGAGCGCCGACGCCTAGGCGGATGGCTGCCCGCCGAGGAGGCGGCGCTCGCGCGCTATCGGAAGACGCTCGCCGCGCATGCGCGCGAGCACGCGGACGGCGCGCCGATGACGGAGGCGGTGCGCGAGCTCGCGGCGCTCGCCGAAGGCGAGCCGCCGCTGCGCATGGCGCTGACGCGCGCGATCGACGAGGCGCGCTCGCGCGGCTACGAGCTCGGCTACGAGACGATCGGCGAACTGATGACGGTGATCGATTTCGTGATGACGTACGCGCCGCCGTTCAGCGAATCCGGGCTCGTGGTCTGCCCGCTGAACGCGCTGCTCGACTGGCCGCTTTGCATGCCGTCCGGCTACGCGTTCTTTCGCGACCGCGCGGTGAACGCGCAACTCAAGCGCGTGCTGAACGTATGGTGCGGCTTTCTGGGCGGCCCGCATTCGCGCGCGCACCTGAACGCGTCGGAGCCGGACGGCTGGTTCAGCGCGGAGGCCGTGAAGCGGATCGGCATGTCGCAGTTCCATTGCGATCCGCAACTGCCTTACTGGGGCTTCGCCTCGTGGAACGATTTCTTCACGCGGCGCTTTCTGCCCGACGCGCGGCCCGTCGCGGCGCCGGACGATCCGGCCGTGATCGTCAGCGCATGCGAGGCCGCGCCGTATCACGTCGCGCACGATCTGAAGCTGCTCGACACGTTCTGGATCAAGTCGCAGCCGTATTCGCTGCGCGACATCTTCACCGCGGCGCGCGGCGAGCTCGCGCGCGGCTTCGTCGGCGGCTCGCTGTACCAGGCGTTCCTGAGCGCCTACGATTATCACCGCTGGCATGCGCCCGTCGCGGGGCGCATCGCGCACGCGTATCTCGTCGACGGCACCTACTATTCGAGCACCGAGGCCGAAGGCGCGGACCCGGCCGGGCTCAACGATTCGCAGGGCTACATGACGGCCGTCGCGACGCGCGCGGTGATCGTCATCGATGCCGATGCGCCGGAGATCGGCCGCGTCGCATGCGTGTTCGTCGGGATGGGCGAAGTGTCGTCGTGCATGATCGACGCGCTGCCCGGGCAGCATGTCGAGAAGGGCGAGGAAATCGGCTACTTCCAGTACGGCGGCTCGACATACTGCATGCTCTTCGAGCCGGGCGTGATCGGCAGCTTCGTCGCGCATCCGCGTTATCACGAAGGCGCGCCGGCCGTGCAGGTGAACGCGGAAGTGGCGGCCGTCGCGGCGAAGTGA
- a CDS encoding succinate dehydrogenase/fumarate reductase iron-sulfur subunit translates to MADTRILDIYRYDPDDGRAPRMQRYELAPRAEDRMLLDVLGRVKAQDETLSYRRSCREGVCGSDAMNINGRNGLACVTSMQALPREIVLRPLPGLPVVRDLIVDMTSFFNQYHSVRPYLVNEGVPPERERLQTPQEREQLDGLYECILCACCSSACPSYWWNPDKFVGPAGLLQAYRFIVDSRDDASAARLDDLEDPYRLFRCRTIMNCVDVCPKGLNPARAIGQIRTMLARRAV, encoded by the coding sequence ATGGCCGATACCCGCATTCTCGACATCTACCGCTACGATCCGGACGACGGGCGCGCGCCGCGCATGCAGCGCTATGAGCTCGCGCCGCGCGCGGAAGACCGGATGCTGCTCGACGTGCTCGGCCGCGTGAAGGCGCAGGACGAGACGCTGTCGTATCGCCGCTCGTGCCGCGAGGGCGTGTGCGGCTCCGACGCGATGAACATCAACGGCCGCAACGGGCTCGCCTGCGTGACGAGCATGCAGGCGCTGCCGCGCGAAATCGTGCTGCGGCCGCTGCCGGGGCTGCCCGTCGTGCGCGATCTGATCGTCGACATGACGAGCTTCTTCAATCAGTACCATTCGGTCCGCCCGTATCTCGTCAACGAAGGCGTGCCGCCCGAACGAGAGCGCCTGCAGACGCCGCAAGAGCGCGAGCAGCTCGACGGCCTCTACGAATGCATCCTGTGCGCGTGCTGCTCGAGCGCGTGCCCGAGCTACTGGTGGAATCCCGACAAGTTCGTCGGGCCGGCGGGGCTGCTGCAGGCGTACCGCTTCATCGTCGATTCGCGCGACGACGCGAGCGCCGCGCGCCTCGACGATCTCGAGGACCCGTACCGGCTGTTCCGCTGCCGGACCATCATGAACTGTGTCGATGTCTGTCCGAAAGGCCTGAACCCGGCGCGCGCGATCGGACAGATCCGCACGATGCTCGCGCGGCGCGCGGTATAG
- a CDS encoding DUF6566 family protein, protein MEPNARTMYEYGGYEIRVWASRNERGAWVSDVEIYRDGRRVLAAVPETVSPEWGTEEECVRDAIGQGRDLIDRGDVARCRP, encoded by the coding sequence ATGGAACCGAACGCACGAACGATGTATGAATACGGCGGCTACGAGATTCGCGTATGGGCGTCGCGCAACGAGCGCGGCGCGTGGGTGTCGGATGTCGAGATCTATCGGGACGGCAGGCGCGTGCTGGCGGCGGTCCCCGAGACGGTGTCGCCCGAGTGGGGCACCGAGGAGGAATGCGTGCGCGACGCGATCGGGCAGGGGCGCGACCTGATCGATCGCGGCGACGTCGCGCGTTGCCGGCCGTGA
- a CDS encoding NAD(P)-dependent oxidoreductase produces MEAIMKLGFVGLGVMGQPMALNLARAGTELVVWNRTRERCEPLRAAGAQVADSAADVYRRARIVILMMATDAAIDAVLDRGKPAFASNVAQHTIVQMGTVSAEYSRGLEADIRAAGGRYVEAPVSGSRQPAEAGRLVAMLAGEPAAVEEVRALLAPMCREIVATGQVPSGLLMKLAVNTFLIAMVTGLAEAAHAARGFGLDMKQFQAVLDAGPMASSVSRVKIDKLVNEDFEVQASIVDVFKNSRLATEAAHGAHLAAPLLEVCCELYRETEALGHGQADMAAVVHAIEARSVARYAGN; encoded by the coding sequence ATGGAGGCGATCATGAAACTAGGCTTCGTCGGCCTCGGTGTGATGGGGCAGCCGATGGCGCTCAATCTCGCGCGGGCCGGAACCGAGCTCGTGGTGTGGAACCGCACGCGCGAGCGCTGCGAGCCGTTGCGCGCGGCCGGCGCGCAAGTCGCCGATTCGGCGGCCGACGTCTATCGGCGCGCGCGCATCGTCATCCTGATGATGGCGACCGATGCCGCGATCGACGCGGTGCTCGACCGCGGCAAGCCCGCGTTCGCGAGCAACGTCGCGCAACACACGATCGTCCAGATGGGGACGGTGTCGGCCGAGTATTCGCGCGGCCTCGAGGCCGACATTCGTGCGGCGGGCGGCCGCTATGTCGAGGCGCCGGTGTCCGGCTCGCGCCAGCCGGCCGAGGCCGGGCGGCTCGTCGCGATGCTGGCGGGGGAGCCGGCCGCCGTCGAGGAGGTGCGCGCTCTGCTGGCGCCGATGTGCCGCGAGATCGTCGCGACGGGCCAGGTGCCGAGCGGCCTGCTGATGAAGCTTGCCGTCAACACGTTCCTGATCGCGATGGTGACGGGGCTCGCGGAAGCCGCGCACGCGGCGCGCGGCTTCGGGCTCGACATGAAGCAGTTCCAGGCGGTGCTCGATGCGGGGCCGATGGCGAGCAGCGTGTCGCGCGTGAAGATCGACAAGCTCGTCAACGAGGATTTCGAGGTTCAGGCGTCGATCGTCGATGTGTTCAAGAACAGCCGGCTCGCGACCGAGGCCGCGCACGGCGCGCATCTCGCGGCGCCGCTGCTCGAAGTCTGCTGCGAGCTGTATCGCGAGACCGAGGCGCTCGGGCACGGGCAAGCGGACATGGCGGCCGTCGTGCATGCGATCGAGGCGCGCAGCGTCGCGCGCTACGCGGGCAACTGA
- a CDS encoding LLM class flavin-dependent oxidoreductase, producing the protein MTRKHIHFGVLIQGAGANMNAWKHPSVPPDASVNFDFYVDRARRAENAGIAFAFIADSAYVTPKSAPHFLNRFEPISLLSALAVLTSKIGLVGTMSSSYSEPYNVARQFASLDLISGGRAGWNVVTSSIEGTGKNYGRPHPDHAQRYAIAAEHLDVVQGLWDSWDDDALVRDRATGRFFDPDKLHRLDHRGRFFSVEGPLNIRRSPQGQPVIFQAGSSDDGIDLAGRSADAVFSNGSTFDEARVFYRRVKAAAAAAGRNPDHVKVFPGIGPIVGATQQEADDKYRQVRDLLSPREALAYLSHFFQQHDFSVYPLDGPFPDIGTLGSDGFQSTTDNIKRLARERKLTLREVAYEVSTRRSNIGTSEAFIGTPEAVASEMIRWVDEGAADGFMLGLPVTGFGLDDFVDHVLPVLSARGYFDPVRRGATLRDHLGLPYKESRYARDAQVAAI; encoded by the coding sequence ATGACCAGAAAACACATCCATTTCGGCGTCCTGATTCAAGGGGCGGGTGCGAACATGAACGCATGGAAACATCCGAGCGTGCCCCCGGACGCGAGCGTCAACTTCGATTTCTATGTCGATCGCGCGCGCCGCGCGGAAAACGCCGGCATCGCCTTCGCGTTCATCGCGGATTCGGCGTACGTGACGCCGAAGTCGGCGCCGCACTTCCTCAATCGTTTCGAGCCGATCTCGCTGCTGTCCGCGCTCGCGGTCCTCACGTCGAAGATCGGTCTCGTCGGCACGATGTCGTCGTCATACAGCGAGCCGTACAACGTCGCGCGGCAGTTCGCGTCGCTCGATCTGATCAGCGGCGGGCGCGCGGGCTGGAACGTCGTGACTTCGTCGATCGAGGGCACCGGCAAGAACTATGGCCGCCCGCATCCGGATCACGCGCAGCGCTACGCGATCGCCGCCGAGCATCTCGACGTGGTTCAGGGCTTGTGGGACAGCTGGGACGACGACGCGCTCGTTCGCGATCGCGCGACCGGCCGGTTCTTCGATCCGGACAAGCTGCACCGCCTCGATCATCGCGGCCGCTTCTTCTCCGTCGAGGGGCCGCTGAACATCCGCCGTTCGCCGCAAGGGCAGCCGGTGATCTTCCAGGCCGGCTCGTCGGACGACGGGATCGACCTCGCGGGCCGCAGCGCGGACGCGGTGTTCTCGAACGGCAGCACGTTCGACGAGGCGCGCGTGTTCTATCGCCGGGTGAAGGCGGCGGCCGCCGCCGCGGGCCGCAATCCCGATCACGTGAAGGTGTTTCCGGGCATCGGCCCGATCGTCGGCGCGACGCAGCAAGAGGCGGACGACAAGTATCGGCAGGTGCGCGACCTGCTGTCGCCGCGCGAGGCGCTCGCGTATCTCAGTCACTTCTTCCAGCAGCACGACTTCAGCGTGTATCCGCTCGACGGCCCGTTCCCCGATATCGGCACGCTCGGCAGCGACGGCTTCCAGTCGACCACCGACAACATCAAGCGGCTCGCGCGCGAACGCAAGCTGACGCTGCGCGAAGTCGCGTACGAAGTGTCGACGCGCCGCTCGAACATCGGCACCTCGGAGGCGTTCATCGGCACGCCGGAGGCGGTCGCGAGCGAGATGATCCGCTGGGTCGACGAGGGCGCGGCGGACGGCTTCATGCTAGGCCTGCCGGTGACGGGCTTCGGGCTCGACGATTTCGTCGATCACGTGCTGCCGGTGCTGAGCGCGCGCGGCTACTTCGACCCGGTGCGGCGCGGCGCGACGCTGCGCGACCATCTCGGGCTGCCTTACAAGGAGAGCCGCTACGCCCGTGACGCACAGGTTGCGGCAATTTAG
- a CDS encoding 4'-phosphopantetheinyl transferase family protein, which translates to MTNASTTLPTTNASPVPPLGERDAHVWYARTAACDTPALRERYRALLSAEERERLGRFAFDHLKLEYLVTRALCRTVLSAYVDAVAPEQWRFRANAHGRPEIDAGDARPPLRFNLSNARSIVACVITRTADAGIDVEERARSNDLDGIAASHFSASERAAFFALPPDARRTRFFELWTLKEAYIKARGVGLSIDLGEFSFALPAQPVRIAFDRHVDDDASHWQFALLDVGAEHQMALGIRDPHAAARPFDITMREIVPEPAASARCAAALD; encoded by the coding sequence ATGACGAACGCCTCGACGACCCTGCCGACGACGAACGCATCGCCCGTGCCGCCGCTCGGCGAACGCGACGCACACGTGTGGTATGCGCGCACCGCCGCGTGCGACACGCCCGCGCTGCGCGAGCGCTATCGCGCGCTGCTGAGCGCCGAGGAGCGCGAGCGGCTCGGGCGCTTCGCATTCGATCATCTGAAGCTCGAGTACCTCGTGACGCGCGCGCTGTGCCGCACCGTGCTGTCCGCGTACGTCGATGCCGTCGCGCCCGAGCAATGGCGGTTCCGCGCGAACGCGCACGGCCGCCCGGAAATCGACGCGGGCGATGCGCGGCCGCCGCTGCGCTTCAATCTGTCGAACGCGCGCAGCATCGTCGCGTGCGTGATCACGCGCACGGCCGATGCGGGAATCGACGTCGAGGAGCGCGCGCGCAGCAACGATCTCGACGGCATCGCCGCGTCGCACTTCTCGGCGAGCGAGCGCGCGGCGTTCTTCGCGCTGCCGCCCGATGCGCGGCGCACGCGCTTCTTCGAGCTGTGGACGCTGAAGGAGGCGTACATCAAGGCGCGCGGCGTCGGGCTGTCGATCGATCTCGGCGAGTTCTCGTTCGCGCTGCCCGCGCAGCCCGTGCGCATCGCATTCGATCGGCACGTCGACGACGACGCGAGCCACTGGCAATTCGCACTGCTCGACGTCGGCGCCGAGCATCAGATGGCGCTCGGCATTCGCGACCCGCACGCGGCGGCGCGCCCGTTCGACATCACGATGCGCGAGATCGTGCCGGAGCCGGCGGCGAGCGCGCGCTGCGCGGCCGCGCTCGACTGA